GATTTGAATAGCGTACCGGTGTAGCCAAGATTCAGAAGTGACGCAGACCACTCGAGCCGTACGAGCGCTTGACCGAGGAATTCGTCGTTTCAGTCATTGATCGCTGGTTGTAGAGTTCGTCGTTGATGCGAGCGTTGTGAGCATGGTCGTACGGAGCAAACCTAATTACTTCCCAACCCTATATGACAGATAGAATTACAGTCGATAAATATATATTTGATAATAGTATGTGGCGTGATACGGAATAGCGTGGAGGTAGAACGATCGCTATGTCGGTCTTACCCGTGGTAGTCACCGGCTCCGCCTTCCGTGCTAACTTGCTCGCCGTCCCTCACTGATAACGGCAGACAAGAAACGAACAATGGCACTTGGATTCATGGTCTTCCTCACGGTACTCGTTGTGTGCATCGGACTCGTCGGGACCTGTGCGATCTGTCTCGATCGAACTGTCTTGGGCCAGACAGCGACCGACTACGATCGTCGGCTCATCGAAATCTCACCGTACGTTGGTGTCACGGCACTGTTTTTCCTCGGCAAGCGGGCGACCCACGGCCACAGTTTGCGCCTTTCGCGTGCGCTCGACTGGGACCTCACTGCTGAAATCTACGCCATTGAAGGCGAGTTCGTCGCGGTGTTGCAAGACCTCGTCCCCACGGCGACACTCGAGTTCTTCTCGGCGATGTACATGTTCGGGTTCCCGTTCCTGCTGGTGACCGCATTGATCCTGTATTTCCTGTTGCCGTCCCAGCGATACATGAAGGAGTTGCTCATCGCATATCTGCTGAACTACGTCATTGGGACGCTTTTTTACACATTATTCATCGTCTATGGGCCGCGCAACCACCTCTCATCCGTCGACGGACTGATGTACTCGTTTTATCCTCAAACGCAGGAAGTCACGGCGGCGGTGTCGGCGAACACGAACGTCTTCCCCTCCCTCCACACATCGCTTGCGGTCGTCGTCATGATGTTCGCTTGGCGATCGCGACGCGAGTATCCGCGGTGGGTTCCGATTGCGTCGTTCGTGACGATCTGTGTCGTCTTCTCAACAATGTACCTCGGCATCCACTGGCTAATCGACATTATTGCAGGCATCCTTCTCGCCGTGGGGAGCATCTCTGGAGCCAAACAAATAGTTACTCGCGTGGAGGGGACGGCCGGATCTGGTCACACTACCGATAAAAGTGAGAATGCCATGATGTCCGACGGGAGTGATTGATCGATATCACTTTGATTGACTTTATTAATGATGCGGTTCTATCAAAGAACGTCAGCTATCTGACTCGCCAACCCGTTGTTTCGCGCAACCGAAGGCAAGTTGGTTTCTCAGGCATTGATATCCATGCTGATATCTAACAAAGTAATACTGTATTGGTCACGGAACAAAAGACAATGGTACCCCGAGCGGTGTCCCGAAACGGGACGGTGAGAGTATCGTGACTGCACAATCGCTCTCCTCACTCAAGCGCGTCCAATCTAAATGAGATCTGCTTGTCCGTTTTTCGCCAATCGGTTACGCCAGCAAGTAACATCTGACAAAGGGCTCCCGAGCTGACGAGCTCCAACTTGAGCAACTAGATGTAGCTCACGAGCGGGACTGGGGTATAGAGCAAGGCGTTGAAATCGGAAGGTCTCTCCCGGCATACGGTCGATCGGTCGCCCTCTGGGGCTGACGGCGATAGTCTTGGTCAGCCAACAACGGGTCATCGCACCGCCCGGACGCCGAACGCCGACACCGACAGCCCGCCAATCAGGACAGGCATCCAGTAGATTGCGCCCCGGAAAATGAGGACGGCCGCGGTGATTGTCGGCGCTGCAACGCCAGTCGTGGGAACCAGCAGCGTGACGAATGCGGCTTCGATACTGCCGAGTCCGCCCGGCAACGGAGCAGCGCCCGCGAGGTTTGCGAGCGGGATCACGAAGAGCGAGACATACGCCGAGACATCGTGGCCGATCGCCGCGAACGCGACCGTGAGCGCAGCCGTCTGAAAGAGCCACCCACATAGCGACAGGCCGATGATTGCGGTCAGTCGCCACTGGTCCGTCGCCACGCGTTCGATGTTCTCGAAGAATCGGCCTAGTCGGTCGGCGATGTCTTCCTCGAGCGTCTCGGAGTCGAAGCGATCGAGCCCGAGCCGGCCGAGTCGGGGCGCGACGATCGCGGGGAGTCGATCGACGATCGTCCGGTGGTACCGCCACACGAGCGCCATTACGAGGACGATGCCCGCGATCAGGACGACCGCCGAGCCGACGGCCGTCTCGAGACGTTCGCCGATCGCTGCAGTGGTTGCGTAGTAGCCGACACCCACGAGAATCAGCGCAATCGATGGAACGACGTTGATAATGTCAACAGTCGCGATCCCGACGAGGCTGGTCTCGTAGCGGGCATCGGATGTCTTCGAGATGAGCAAGGCGGCGATCGGCTCGCCGCCAGCCTGCCCGAACGGGGTAACGTTGTTCGCGAAGACGGCCCCAGCATAGACGAGAAACGACTTGCCGACTGGGAGATCAATGCCGAGCGCGGCCAGCACGGTCCGCAACATCAGGCTCCAGGCGGCCAGCCAGCCGAGCGCGAGTGCGAATGTCACGACGACCAGGGAAGATGTTGCCGACAGCAACGAGTCGAGAACGTCACGGGCGCCGACGAGAAAGAACAGGATCGCAAAGGCTGCGATCGCGCCGGCGATGCCGATTAGGAATGCCCGCCGATTTCGCTCGTCCATGGCGGGTATGGACCATCAGCAAACTTGAAACGTCTGATTAGCCTCGACAGTACAAACGTCTACGTGTGTACGCATCACGGGGGGCTAGTGTCATTGCTGCATCATGTTCCCATGGTGCTAAACTTTAGCTGGCTTGCAACGCGATCCACTCATTGGTCTCTCTTATTCGATCCCTCTGTCCCGATCAGTTGCTGGCCCCGGTCAATCCAACTTTCTGCCAGTTCCTCGGTGGTCTCAGCGGCTGTCGCGACGTGTGTACTGTCGGCGATAGCAAGTTCGGAGACTGACTCGATTCCTGCGGATCGAAGCCGTTCAGCATACACCGGTCCGATTCCTCCAACATCATCAAGCTCGTACGAGTATGGGGCAGCGACAGCCACCTCGTCAACGGCCTCTTCGACTTCAGTACGAATCGCCTCGCTGACGTTCTCAACAACCACCGTCTCGATGCCCTCGCCGGTTTCGACTTCGACAGCGATCCCCTGTGGTCCAGTATTCAAACCGATTTCATGACCGAGTGCGTCTTCAAGAAATGTCTCGATAGCTGTCGCATCACGAGTTACCATTCCACGTTCGAGCTCACCGTCGTCGTCTGCGAGGACCACTTCCAATTCGTCGACGTCACCAACCGTGACATTGGTTTCAACGTCGATACCGAGTGTTTCCTCGATACCGTCGCTAATAACGTCTGCGAGTGTTGGCCGCTCGGATTGCTCGAGGAACCACTCGGCGACTTCGGGCCAGAGATCTCGATGAGCCCCATTGGACATCGCGAGACCGACATGGCCGCTGGGATATTCGATGGTCGAAACGTCAGCAGTCCCGACGACATCGTTAAACGGTTTGCTCGCTGCCGGCGGAACGAGAACGTCATATTCACCGACAATTTGTAGAAGGGGCATATCGATGTTCGTGACGTCGACGTGTTCGCCGTCGATGGTCAGTTCGTTCTCGTAGAGGAGATTGTCCTGATAGATCTCTTCGAGGAACTCAGCATAGACTGTACCAGCGACGTCGACGCTATCGGAGAGCCACTGCTCCATTCGCGCGAAGTTTCGGACGAAATCCTCGTTTTCGAGTCGATTGGACAACTGCACGTACTTCGTGATGTTGTTGGCTACCGGATCCATCACATCGAAGCCAGCAGCGAGAAACTCTCCGGGGACGTTCCCGAACGTATTGGTCACTGTCCGCGGATCATAATAGTCCTCGTCGCCCCACAGCTCAAGAACGCCGCCGGTGTCGTCAAAGTACAGGCCAGTTGCCATCAGCGCGAGTGCATTCACTTTCTCCGGATGGAGCGCGGCGTAGATGGCCGACATCGTGCCGCCCATGCAGTAGCCAAGGACATTGATGGCGTCCTGACCCGATCGCTCGCGTATATCGTCGATGCAATTGTCGATGTAACGGTTGACGTAGTCTTGGAGTCCGAGCCGTTGATCGAGGTGTGACGGCTCGTGCCAATCGATGAGGTACACGTCGTGACCGGCTTCCAGCAGTCGGCGGACGATCGATCGGTCTGTTTGGAGATCGAGGATATACGGTCGGTTGATGAGGGCGTAAACGATGAGAATCGGAATCTGATGCTGGTTCTCGGTAAGCGACTCGTAGCGGAGTAATTCGAGCTTGTTCTCCGTGTAGACGACTTCATTCGGAGTCTGACCGACATCGGCGGACGCGGCGTCCTGGAGCCGGTCTTGGGCGACAGTCGCTTTGCGAACGACATCTGTGGTCGTTTCG
This genomic stretch from Natrinema sp. HArc-T2 harbors:
- the phaC gene encoding class III poly(R)-hydroxyalkanoic acid synthase subunit PhaC produces the protein MTSDDNQQWPPFEILLSAQQTVFETTTDVVRKATVAQDRLQDAASADVGQTPNEVVYTENKLELLRYESLTENQHQIPILIVYALINRPYILDLQTDRSIVRRLLEAGHDVYLIDWHEPSHLDQRLGLQDYVNRYIDNCIDDIRERSGQDAINVLGYCMGGTMSAIYAALHPEKVNALALMATGLYFDDTGGVLELWGDEDYYDPRTVTNTFGNVPGEFLAAGFDVMDPVANNITKYVQLSNRLENEDFVRNFARMEQWLSDSVDVAGTVYAEFLEEIYQDNLLYENELTIDGEHVDVTNIDMPLLQIVGEYDVLVPPAASKPFNDVVGTADVSTIEYPSGHVGLAMSNGAHRDLWPEVAEWFLEQSERPTLADVISDGIEETLGIDVETNVTVGDVDELEVVLADDDGELERGMVTRDATAIETFLEDALGHEIGLNTGPQGIAVEVETGEGIETVVVENVSEAIRTEVEEAVDEVAVAAPYSYELDDVGGIGPVYAERLRSAGIESVSELAIADSTHVATAAETTEELAESWIDRGQQLIGTEGSNKRDQ
- a CDS encoding phosphatase PAP2 family protein, whose amino-acid sequence is MALGFMVFLTVLVVCIGLVGTCAICLDRTVLGQTATDYDRRLIEISPYVGVTALFFLGKRATHGHSLRLSRALDWDLTAEIYAIEGEFVAVLQDLVPTATLEFFSAMYMFGFPFLLVTALILYFLLPSQRYMKELLIAYLLNYVIGTLFYTLFIVYGPRNHLSSVDGLMYSFYPQTQEVTAAVSANTNVFPSLHTSLAVVVMMFAWRSRREYPRWVPIASFVTICVVFSTMYLGIHWLIDIIAGILLAVGSISGAKQIVTRVEGTAGSGHTTDKSENAMMSDGSD
- a CDS encoding YbhN family protein — protein: MDERNRRAFLIGIAGAIAAFAILFFLVGARDVLDSLLSATSSLVVVTFALALGWLAAWSLMLRTVLAALGIDLPVGKSFLVYAGAVFANNVTPFGQAGGEPIAALLISKTSDARYETSLVGIATVDIINVVPSIALILVGVGYYATTAAIGERLETAVGSAVVLIAGIVLVMALVWRYHRTIVDRLPAIVAPRLGRLGLDRFDSETLEEDIADRLGRFFENIERVATDQWRLTAIIGLSLCGWLFQTAALTVAFAAIGHDVSAYVSLFVIPLANLAGAAPLPGGLGSIEAAFVTLLVPTTGVAAPTITAAVLIFRGAIYWMPVLIGGLSVSAFGVRAVR